The segment CGACGCACCTTCAAGGTGCGTCGCTCTTGGTTTGCCCCGCCTCGCCCCAATCCAAGCCAAACCTTAAAATTCGCTCGGGCTACTTGACGCGGGGGGGGGTATGCTATGATATATAAGTAGGAAATGCTCGCAGGAACAGGGCATGGCGAGGAGTATGAAATGCCGCAGATAACTTTCACCGAGTTGGCAATTCTGCTTCTTCTGGCTGTAAACACGGCCTTTTGGGTCTGGATGCTGGTAGAGGCAGTCACTCGGGAGACAGATGCTCGGCAAAGGGCATTGTGGAGTGTCGTTATTGTCTTGGGGCAGGGGTTGGGGGCTCTAGCCTACTTCGTTGCCAGACGGCCGCTGACTACAAAAACAAGGACCTAGGTCTCAGCCACAAGTACGTTTTACCATTATGGGAGGTTACAGTAATGGGTACAAGGAATCTGTCTTCGGCGGTGATGCGGGTGGTTGGGCTGGTCTTGGCAATGGTGCTGCTACTCTCGTTCACAACCCAGAGCGCGGCACGGTTCCCTTCCTGACAACGCCTCATCAGTTCCCTGATGTTTCTTGTTGCTGGCACTATCCCAGCCGACGCTTGACGTGGCCGATGCTCGCAATCCTCGTCGGGTCCTCGCCGTTCAGCAGCGCCAGGTAGTAACTCACCCAGTCGCCGAAGTGGACCAGGCTCAGCACTTCGGCCAGGCGGCTTTGCCCCCTGGGGCGCACCGCTTCCCACGCGATGCCGTTTCGGTCCAGCACCTCGCCCACGATGTCGCAGCGGAGCGCGTTGCGCGGGTGGTAGCGGTCAGACCGAAGGATGAACACGGTAAGCGGCGCGCCCACGCCCTCTGGATGGCCAAACCCCTCCACGGCATTGTGGCACAGTTCTGGCAGAATGGCGTGGCCCGCGAAGTTCTTGGCGTTCTCGTTGAACTGGCCCTGCCATCGCGTGGCGACAGGCCCCAGGTGCTCGGCCCCGTAGGTGAGGGGGACGCGCCCGTGGAGCCGCGCGGCCAACTGCTTGGCGGCGTTCCTCTTGGCGGGGACGTGCGGGGCCAGTTCCGCGCCCCAACCCTCTACGACGGCGGCCGCCTCGGCCACCTCGGCGCTCTTGTCGCCCACCCAGCCCAACTTCTGCGCGATGCCCAGGAGCGGGATCAGGGAGTATCCCAGCGCGGCGCGGGGCTGGCCCTTGAACGGGATGGCGTACATGGGCGCGCCCCACTCCTTCGCCAGGCGCGCCAGTTCCCCGCCCGACGTGAGGGCGATGATGCGCGCGCCGCGCTGGCGAGCCTGGTGCGCCGCCGAGAGCGTCTCCTCGGTGTTGCCCGAGTACGAGGACGCGATGACCAGCGTCCGGTCGTCCACGAAGGCGGGCAGGTCGTAGTCGCGGCATACGATCAGGGGCACGGGGCACTCGTCGGCGAGGATGCCCGCCAGGAGCGCCCCGCCGATGGCCGACCCGCCCATGCCGGCGATGAGGGCGTTCTCGGCCAGGGCGTAGTCGGGCGGGAGAGCCAGGCCCTGTACGGCCTCCCACGCCTCGCGGCAGTGGCGGGGCAGGCCGGCGATGGCCTCGCCCATGCCCGAGGGGTCCAACTTTCTCATTGCGTCCAAATCGTCCAGTGGGTTCACTTTGCCTCCAGGCGTCAAGATGGTGAGCGCGAATCGGTGTCTTTTCGCCTATTCGCGTTCGTTCGCGGGTGTTTCCAGCGCCAGGCGGTACACGGCGCGTTTGGGCCAGCCGGAGCGGGCGGCCACGTCCGACGCGGCATCGCGGGCGCTCCAGCCCTCGGCCAGGCGCTGGGCCAGCGCGGCGCGCACCTGCGCCTCGCTCCACGCCTGCGGTTCGGCCGCGCCGCCGATGACCAGCGTGAACTCGCCGCGCGGCGCGTGGCCGGTGAAGTGCGCCAGGGCTTCGGATACCGTCCCGCGCCAGATTTCCTCGTGCACCTTCGTCAGTTCGCGGGCGATGGCCATGGGCCGGTCGCCCAGGGTGGTCAGGATGTCGCCCAGGGCGTCCAGCAGCCGGTGCGGCGCTTCGTACAGGATTAGGGTGCGGCGCTCGCCCCGCAGCGATTCCAACGCCTTCCGTCGCTCCCCAGCCTTCCTGGGCAGGAAGCCGACGTACACGAAGGCGTCGGTGGGCAGGCCCGATGCGGCCAGCGCGGCGACGATGGCCGACGGCCCGGGCACGGGCACGACGGGGAAGCCGCGCTCCAGCGCCGCCCGCACCAACTCGTAGCCCGGGTCCGAGATGCCCGGCATGCCCGCGTCCGACACCAGCGCCACGTCGCCCGCCTCCAGCGCCGCCAGGATGGCGTCCAGTTTGGCGAGTTTGTTGTGCTCAAAGTAACTGGTGGTGGGCGTGTGGATGTCGTAGCGGGCCAGGAGTTTGCGGGTGTGGCGGGTGTCCTCGGCGGCGATGAGCGACACGTCGCGCAAGACGCGCAGCGCCCGCAGGGTGATGTCTTCCAGGTTGCCGATGGGTGTCGCCACCAGGTACAGCGTGCCCAAAACGCCCTCCTTGTGCGCCCGCATTAGAGCGCCTGCATTATAGTCCGGCGGGGGCGGTGTGTCCATTTCGCGGGGAGCGCGGCCATGCGGCGATTCACCCCATCCGCGTAGAGCAAATTGCCAATTTGCTTTACGTCCCCTGCCCGCGGCCAGGGGCGCGCCTGCCCTTATCAACGCGGGCCGCGCGTGCTACAACAAGGCCGACGACCTGCAACGGGAGGTTCGCCATGTCTTTCGCCAACCGCAGCGATTTTCTCGCCGCCATCGCCCGCGACCTGGGCGATCCCGACGGCAACGTGTGGACGCCCGACGACCTGGCCCGCCACCTGGATCACGCGCTGGCGGACCTGGCCGACGCCGTGGGCGCGGCGGGTTCGGTAGATGTGCCCGCCACCGGCGCGGATACCTACGACCTGTCCGACTACCCCGAAATCCGAGAACTCCTGGCGGTGGAGTGCCCGCCGGACGAGCAGCCGCCGACCTACCTGCGCTTCCACGTTTGGGGCGCGACGCTGCGCCTGCTGGACGAAGCGCCGCCGTCGGGCCAGACCCTGCGCCTGCACTACCGCGGCGCGTTCACCGTGGACGAGGAAGGCTCGGACGTTCCTGCCGACCTCGCGGAACTGGCTGTACTGGGCGCGCGGGCCTATGCGCTGCTCCAGCAGGCGTCTCGCACGGCCGGCACGGTGAACGTGGACGGGTGGGTCTCTCGCCGCTACGAACTCCAGGCCGCGCCGCTGCTTGCGCGATTCCGCGACGCCCTGGCCGACCTGCGCCAGAGCCGCGAGAATCCGCCATTCTGCGCGGGCCAGACCCCCGCGTGGTACGAAGGAAGCGAGTAGCCGCGGCTTGCCGGAGGTGTGCGATGATTGCCATGACCGACACGCTGCGCGCTGCCGTCAAATCGGCCGGGCGGCTGCCCTTTGCCCGCCTGTCCGTCCGCGATCGTGCGCTCCGCTGGTCGGCGCTGCACGGCGACGGCGACGAGAGCACTTACCAAACGGCGCTGGCGGTGGCGGGGGGCGGCGCATGGGTGAGGGCGCGGCTGGGCGCGGGCGGGGCATTCCAGGTGCAGCGCATCGCCGACCCCGCCGACCCAGACGGCTGGGATTCGTGGGAGACGCTGCTTTCGGCGGGCGCGAGCGGCGACGTCGCTATCGCCGCCGAAGGCGACTGGGTGCGCGCGTTCTGCATCGTCTCCGAAAGCGGGGTGTGGCGCGTCAAGGTTTGGACGTCGGCGGATGGGGGCGGTTCGTGGGCCGGGCCGGCCACTGCCGCCGAGTCGTCCTCGGCCATCACCAGCGTGGCGAGTCCCGCGCCCGACGCCGTCGCCTGGATCGCGGGCGGCATCCTGCGCCTGTCGCTGTGGGATGGCGAAGCGTGGGGCCAGGTTGCGGCGTGGAGCGCCGGCCCGGTGTCGGCCGATTACGGCATCGCATCGGCCCGCCGCGCCGGCGTGTACGCCTTCCTTCAGGCCGGCCTCCTGGCCGATGGCGCGTACCTCCGCGCCGTATCCTGGGATGGGGAGACCTGGTCCGAGCCGCGCGTGGTGGCGCCCACGGGCATCCCATCGGATACGCTCGTCCCGCGCTGGCCGTCGCTGGCGTGGATCGGCGACCGCTACGTGGCGGCGTACCTGGACACCTTCGCGGGCTGCCTCACGTATCAGACCCCCACCGTGCGCTTCTCGTGGGATTTTGATCACTGGTCGTATCCCTGCGCGCTCCACCTCAACTCCGACGGGCCAACGCGGGCCAACGTCGCGGCAGGGGAGGGGAAGGCTTTCGCCGCGATGGAGAAGTCGGCGGCGGAGGCACCGCTGGGGCGCGCGCTGGAGGGGTTCGCGGGCATTCTGCGGGCCGATCGGACGGAAGCCGAGGGGTACGGCGCGTTGCGGCTCCTCCTACACGACAACGGCGAAATGGCGGACGCGCCGCTCCTGCCTTACGCCGAGGCCGCGCTCACGCTGGGTTATCGCACCGCCGCGGGCCTGGAAGGCGCGGAGACGGCGCCGATGTACATCGCCGACGTGCAGCGCGCACGGGGCGAGTCGCGCCCAGGCGTGGAGTACGTCGTCCGCGCCCGCGATGGCTGGGGACTGCTGGCCGAATGGCAGGCGCTGACGACGGAGGCGTGGGATGACGTGTCGCTGGAGTGGATGCTGGGGGAACTTCTGATGCGGGCGGCGGGGCTGCGCCTGCGCACCGACGACGCCCCGGCTTGGCAGATGGCGCTGGAACGCTTCGCCGTTCCGCGGGGCGGGCGCGGCGATGCAGCCGTTCGGCAATTGCTTCGGCACGCGGGGGCGCGCGCCCGCTGGGATGCCGATGGCGCGCTCTAT is part of the Chloroflexota bacterium genome and harbors:
- the rsmI gene encoding 16S rRNA (cytidine(1402)-2'-O)-methyltransferase, translating into MRAHKEGVLGTLYLVATPIGNLEDITLRALRVLRDVSLIAAEDTRHTRKLLARYDIHTPTTSYFEHNKLAKLDAILAALEAGDVALVSDAGMPGISDPGYELVRAALERGFPVVPVPGPSAIVAALAASGLPTDAFVYVGFLPRKAGERRKALESLRGERRTLILYEAPHRLLDALGDILTTLGDRPMAIARELTKVHEEIWRGTVSEALAHFTGHAPRGEFTLVIGGAAEPQAWSEAQVRAALAQRLAEGWSARDAASDVAARSGWPKRAVYRLALETPANERE
- a CDS encoding PLDc_N domain-containing protein codes for the protein MPQITFTELAILLLLAVNTAFWVWMLVEAVTRETDARQRALWSVVIVLGQGLGALAYFVARRPLTTKTRT
- a CDS encoding bifunctional phosphoglucose/phosphomannose isomerase — protein: MRKLDPSGMGEAIAGLPRHCREAWEAVQGLALPPDYALAENALIAGMGGSAIGGALLAGILADECPVPLIVCRDYDLPAFVDDRTLVIASSYSGNTEETLSAAHQARQRGARIIALTSGGELARLAKEWGAPMYAIPFKGQPRAALGYSLIPLLGIAQKLGWVGDKSAEVAEAAAVVEGWGAELAPHVPAKRNAAKQLAARLHGRVPLTYGAEHLGPVATRWQGQFNENAKNFAGHAILPELCHNAVEGFGHPEGVGAPLTVFILRSDRYHPRNALRCDIVGEVLDRNGIAWEAVRPRGQSRLAEVLSLVHFGDWVSYYLALLNGEDPTRIASIGHVKRRLG